A single region of the Gossypium arboreum isolate Shixiya-1 chromosome 12, ASM2569848v2, whole genome shotgun sequence genome encodes:
- the LOC108477977 gene encoding protein SMALL AUXIN UP-REGULATED RNA 12-like, protein MAMRKSSKLPQTAVLKQILKRCSSLGKKHGYDEDGLPLDVPKGHFAVYVGENRSRYIVPISFLTHPEFQCLLQRAEEEFGFNHDMGLTIPCEEVVFRSLTSMLR, encoded by the coding sequence ATGGCAATGAGAAAGTCGTCCAAACTGCCACAAACTGCTGTTCTGAAGCAAATTCTGAAGAGATGTTCAAGCTTAGGCAAGAAACATGGGTACGACGAAGATGGACTCCCTCTTGACGTTCCCAAAGGTCATTTCGCCGTTTATGTTGGCGAAAACCGAAGCAGATACATTGTCCCTATCTCCTTCTTGACTCACCCTGAATTCCAATGCTTGCTTCAACGAGCTGAAGAAGAGTTTGGTTTTAACCACGATATGGGCCTTACCATCCCTTGTGAAGAAGTCGTTTTTCGCTCTCTCACTTCTATGCTTCGATAA